In the genome of Hippoglossus hippoglossus isolate fHipHip1 chromosome 12, fHipHip1.pri, whole genome shotgun sequence, one region contains:
- the kctd9b gene encoding BTB/POZ domain-containing protein KCTD9b isoform X1 gives MRRVTLFVNGSSADGKVVPVFGSLEDLLAAASAKLRVRASGVYNGSGGLIDDVTLIRDDDVLYISEADSSEDPQDERSDWLTLNVGGRCFTTTRSTLVRKEPESMLAHMFREKGDDTTQRSSLHLNRDGPLFNFLSVLNSDGWGNKQDSQGAYLIDRSPDYFEPILNYLRHGQLIINDGINPLGVLEEARFFGIEPLAEQLETLIKSLQPPDDHSPLTRKEFIRFLLGTTTKSELRCQGLNFNGADLSRLDLRYINFKMANLRGANLTHANLSGANLERADLSMACLDGANLQGVKMLCTNAEGASLRSCNFEDPAGIKANLEGANLKGVDMEGSQMTGINLRVATLKNAKLKNCNLRGATLAGTDLENCDLSGCDLQEANLRGSNVKGAIFEEMLTPLHMSQSVR, from the exons ATGAGGAGAGTCACTCTGTTCGTTAACGGGAGCTCCGCTGACGGGAAG GTGGTTCCGGTGTTCGGTTCCCTGGAGGATCTTCTGGCCGCGGCCAGCGCCAAGCTGCGGGTTCGAGCTTCCGGTGTTTATAACGGCAGCGGCGGCCTCATCGATGACGTCACTCTGATCAG aGATGATGACGTGCTGTACATATCAGAGGCAGATTCATCTGAAG ATCCTCAGGATGAACGTTCTGATTGGCTCACGCTGAATGTGGGCGGACGCTGCTTCACCACCACCAG gAGCACACTGGTCAGAAAAGAGCCTGAGAGCATGTTGGCTCACATGTTCAGAGAGAAAGGTGACGACACTACACAACGTTCATCTCTTCATCTGAACAGAGATGGTCCTTTGTTTAACTTCCTGTCCGTCCTGAATTCAGACGGCTGGGGGAACAAGCAGGACTCTCAGGGGGCGTACCTGATCGATCGCAGCCCAGATTACTTTGAACCCATCCTGAATTACCTGAGACATGGACAGCTCATCATCAACGACGGGATCAACCCACTGG GCGTCCTGGAAGAGGCTCGTTTCTTTGGTATTGAGCCGCTCGCCGAGCAGCTGGAGACTCTCATCAAG TCCTTGCAGCCGCCTGACGACCACTCACCTCTGACCCGCAAAGAGTTTATTAGATTCCTGTTGGGCACGACCACCAAGTCAGAGCTGCGGTGTCAG GGTCTGAACTTTAACGGTGCAGATCTGTCTCGACTGGATCTGCGCTACATCAACTTCAAGATGGCCAACCTGAGAGGAGCCAACCTGACGCACGCCAACCTGAGCGGGGCCAACCTGGAGCGAGCGGACCTGTCCATGGCGTGTCTCGAC ggaGCTAACCTGCAGGGAGTGAAGATGCTCTGCACCAACGCTGAGGGAGCGTCACTGAGAAGTTGTAACTTTGAGGATCCAGCTGGAATCAAAGCTAATCTGGAAG GAGCAAACCTGAAGGGTGTGGACATGGAGGGAAGTCAGATGACGGGGATCAACCTGAGAGTCGCTACACTGAAAAACGCCAAACTGAAGAACTGCAACCTGAGAGGAGCGACACTGGCCGGGACGGACCtggag AACTGTGACTTGTCAGGATGTGATCTTCAGGAGGCGAACCTCAGAGGCTCCAACGTGAAGGGAGCCATCTTTGAGGAGATGCTCACGCCGCTGCACATGTCTCAGAGCGTCCGCTGA
- the kctd9b gene encoding BTB/POZ domain-containing protein KCTD9b isoform X2: MRRVTLFVNGSSADGKVVPVFGSLEDLLAAASAKLRVRASGVYNGSGGLIDDVTLIRDDDVLYISEADSSEDPQDERSDWLTLNVGGRCFTTTRSTLVRKEPESMLAHMFREKDGWGNKQDSQGAYLIDRSPDYFEPILNYLRHGQLIINDGINPLGVLEEARFFGIEPLAEQLETLIKSLQPPDDHSPLTRKEFIRFLLGTTTKSELRCQGLNFNGADLSRLDLRYINFKMANLRGANLTHANLSGANLERADLSMACLDGANLQGVKMLCTNAEGASLRSCNFEDPAGIKANLEGANLKGVDMEGSQMTGINLRVATLKNAKLKNCNLRGATLAGTDLENCDLSGCDLQEANLRGSNVKGAIFEEMLTPLHMSQSVR; encoded by the exons ATGAGGAGAGTCACTCTGTTCGTTAACGGGAGCTCCGCTGACGGGAAG GTGGTTCCGGTGTTCGGTTCCCTGGAGGATCTTCTGGCCGCGGCCAGCGCCAAGCTGCGGGTTCGAGCTTCCGGTGTTTATAACGGCAGCGGCGGCCTCATCGATGACGTCACTCTGATCAG aGATGATGACGTGCTGTACATATCAGAGGCAGATTCATCTGAAG ATCCTCAGGATGAACGTTCTGATTGGCTCACGCTGAATGTGGGCGGACGCTGCTTCACCACCACCAG gAGCACACTGGTCAGAAAAGAGCCTGAGAGCATGTTGGCTCACATGTTCAGAGAGAAAG ACGGCTGGGGGAACAAGCAGGACTCTCAGGGGGCGTACCTGATCGATCGCAGCCCAGATTACTTTGAACCCATCCTGAATTACCTGAGACATGGACAGCTCATCATCAACGACGGGATCAACCCACTGG GCGTCCTGGAAGAGGCTCGTTTCTTTGGTATTGAGCCGCTCGCCGAGCAGCTGGAGACTCTCATCAAG TCCTTGCAGCCGCCTGACGACCACTCACCTCTGACCCGCAAAGAGTTTATTAGATTCCTGTTGGGCACGACCACCAAGTCAGAGCTGCGGTGTCAG GGTCTGAACTTTAACGGTGCAGATCTGTCTCGACTGGATCTGCGCTACATCAACTTCAAGATGGCCAACCTGAGAGGAGCCAACCTGACGCACGCCAACCTGAGCGGGGCCAACCTGGAGCGAGCGGACCTGTCCATGGCGTGTCTCGAC ggaGCTAACCTGCAGGGAGTGAAGATGCTCTGCACCAACGCTGAGGGAGCGTCACTGAGAAGTTGTAACTTTGAGGATCCAGCTGGAATCAAAGCTAATCTGGAAG GAGCAAACCTGAAGGGTGTGGACATGGAGGGAAGTCAGATGACGGGGATCAACCTGAGAGTCGCTACACTGAAAAACGCCAAACTGAAGAACTGCAACCTGAGAGGAGCGACACTGGCCGGGACGGACCtggag AACTGTGACTTGTCAGGATGTGATCTTCAGGAGGCGAACCTCAGAGGCTCCAACGTGAAGGGAGCCATCTTTGAGGAGATGCTCACGCCGCTGCACATGTCTCAGAGCGTCCGCTGA
- the march5l gene encoding E3 ubiquitin-protein ligase MARCHF5 — protein MAAVEEQPEKHCWVCFATERDDHSAEWVSPCRCKGCTKWIHQSCLQRWLDEKQKGNSGGAVSCPQCGTEYHVVFPKMGPLVYFLQQVDRALSRVSPFAAVGVVVGTVYWSAVTYGAVTVMQVVGHKKGLYVMERADPLFLLMGLPTIPVVLVLGKMIRWEDYLVRLWHKRNLPPGSYRYLPRVPAEGPGAGDHLSVSRTLCGALIFPSIASLVGRILFRRVTSNLQRTMLGGLVFVLIKGVLKVYFKQQQYIVQANRNILNYPERNGNGQNEGGEEDTEDTEESGNE, from the exons ATGGCCGCTGTTGAGGAGCAGCCTGAGAA ACACTGCTGGGTGTGTTTTGCCACAGAGCGGGACGACCACAGTGCGGAGTGGGTGAGTCCCTGCAGGTGTAAAGGCTGCACCAAATGGATCCATCAGTCGTGTCTGCAGCGCTGGCTGGACGAGAAGCAAAAAGGCAACAGTGGAGGAGCGGTGAGCTGTCCGCAGTGTGGCACCGAATACCACGTCGTCTTCCCCAAGATGG gCCCCTTAGTGTATTTCCTGCAGCAGGTGGACAGAGCTCTGTCCCGAGTCAGTCCCTTCGCAGCTGTCGGGGTGGTTGTCGGGACGGTGTACTGGTCAGCCGTCACATACGGAGCTGTGACCGTCATGCAG GTTGTGGGTCACAagaaggggctgtatgtgatgGAGCGAGCTGACCCGCTCTTCCTGTTGATGGGTCTGCCCACCATCCCTGTGGTGTTGGTCCTGGGAAAGATGATCCGCTGGGAGGATTATTTAGTTCGGCTGTGGCACAAACGCAACCTGCCTCCAG GTAGCTACCGTTATCTGCCTCGTGTCCCTGCCGAGGGACCCGGGGCAGGAGACCATCTCTCCGTGTCCAGGACTCTGTGCGGAGCGCTGATCTTTCCCTCCATCGCCAGTCTGGTCGGGAGGATTCTGTTTCGACGGGTGACATCGAATCTGCAGCGCACGATGCTG GGGGGCCTGGTGTTCGTGCTGATCAAAGGAGTGTTGAAGGTGtatttcaaacagcagcagtacATCGTCCAGGCCAACAGAAACATCCTCAACTACCCTGAGAGAAACGGGAATGGACAGAACGAAGGTGGcgaggaggacacagaggacacagaggagagtgGAAACGAGTAG